A stretch of the Candidatus Curtissbacteria bacterium genome encodes the following:
- a CDS encoding 5-formyltetrahydrofolate cyclo-ligase → MNASVKQQKDDVRKKVLLLRDKLTDIEVEQKSDVIFHKVTRLENLDSAKVVLCYLSLGSEVKTTKIVQFLLKIGKKVVVPAYFDDGYILAELSDLNNLIAGPYGVLQPKVMHEVNNSSVDLAIIPGVAFSKDGIRLGYGKGVFDKLLAGSKAVKIGLAFNFQAVDELPREKHDLVVDILVNEGSTSLPFKNN, encoded by the coding sequence ATGAATGCATCAGTAAAACAGCAAAAAGACGATGTAAGAAAAAAGGTTCTTTTGTTAAGGGACAAGTTGACTGATATTGAAGTTGAACAAAAAAGCGATGTTATTTTTCACAAGGTAACTCGACTGGAAAATCTGGATAGTGCAAAAGTCGTTCTTTGTTATTTATCCTTAGGAAGTGAAGTAAAAACAACTAAAATCGTTCAATTCTTGTTGAAAATTGGCAAAAAAGTTGTCGTTCCGGCATATTTTGACGATGGTTATATTTTGGCTGAGTTATCAGATTTAAATAATCTAATTGCGGGTCCTTATGGAGTGCTGCAGCCAAAAGTTATGCACGAGGTAAATAATAGCTCAGTAGACTTGGCAATTATTCCAGGCGTTGCATTTTCCAAAGATGGCATAAGGTTGGGTTATGGAAAAGGAGTTTTTGATAAATTACTAGCTGGATCGAAGGCTGTAAAAATAGGTCTGGCTTTCAATTTTCAGGCCGTTGACGAGCTTCCGAGAGAAAAGCATGATTTAGTTGTCGACATCTTGGTGAACGAGGGGTCTACTTCACTGCCTTTTAAGAACAACTAG
- a CDS encoding glycosyltransferase family 39 protein — protein sequence MSDYKAQALILLASAAILILMLPLRSQTAGDDFAYAQSARTFAQTNQIKISEWSSPSLIMPIIWGGMFSKALGFSFSTLHISTLVLLPLLLIVIYKIQRLLEISTENSLFLTLFFLSLPWIIQYSYTFLTEIPFLTLEVITIYFYLKGLRENRYQDLTLGSLFATGAILTRQIGILLPLCFALAVLFSSRKPHTIENNLKKVFFATLVPAMAGSYYFWNSQQPQNQTIARFIYTAEIKKTILEFNLIEVFHRLLNFLSQGFGLFSPIIILLYFKNVKKISRFVKNNLMLVSFSLALVVIIYGLDIILFPQKVYLGFPLVLYRYEYLFPIPWPHVWKFLVGLSLPFWAIILSIGISRWRRTTTSAAFLILVFCAITVSSIVTVFNFPKYIIPALPFFALATALAAKNLQIEGKIGYVLIIFLIVSSLQMAKLRYDENGIAQQKAYELKNSGICHCDILPNLEYTWSIWFDFENKAAEEIKKAGGDKKKAVLPLPGDKQTYWIISERNLEGNYLKGEWVILEEIPFKSLFINSKLVVLKRQ from the coding sequence AGCGCCGCAATTTTAATTTTGATGCTGCCCCTAAGAAGCCAGACTGCGGGCGACGATTTTGCGTACGCCCAAAGCGCAAGGACTTTTGCACAAACGAATCAAATTAAAATATCCGAATGGAGTTCCCCGTCATTAATTATGCCGATTATTTGGGGAGGCATGTTTTCAAAAGCCTTAGGTTTTTCTTTTTCCACGCTACACATCTCAACGCTGGTCTTACTCCCCTTATTGTTAATAGTTATATATAAAATACAACGCCTGCTTGAAATTTCAACAGAAAATAGCCTTTTTTTAACCTTATTCTTTTTGTCGCTACCATGGATAATCCAATATTCATATACGTTTTTAACAGAAATTCCTTTTTTGACCCTTGAAGTAATCACGATTTATTTTTACCTCAAGGGGTTAAGGGAAAACAGGTATCAAGATCTAACTTTAGGTTCATTGTTTGCAACCGGTGCTATTTTGACTAGGCAAATTGGTATTCTTCTTCCCCTCTGCTTCGCTCTCGCGGTACTTTTTTCAAGCAGAAAACCGCACACAATTGAAAATAATTTAAAAAAAGTATTTTTCGCAACTTTAGTGCCGGCAATGGCCGGAAGTTATTATTTTTGGAACTCGCAACAACCCCAAAACCAAACAATCGCAAGGTTTATTTATACAGCAGAGATAAAAAAGACAATTCTAGAATTCAACTTAATTGAAGTTTTCCATAGGTTGTTGAATTTCCTAAGCCAAGGTTTTGGATTATTTTCGCCTATTATTATCCTTTTATATTTTAAAAACGTAAAAAAAATATCACGTTTTGTAAAAAACAATTTAATGCTGGTTTCTTTCTCTCTTGCGCTTGTAGTGATTATCTACGGACTGGATATTATTTTATTCCCCCAAAAAGTCTACCTGGGATTCCCGCTTGTTCTCTATAGATATGAATATCTTTTCCCAATCCCTTGGCCCCACGTCTGGAAATTTCTTGTTGGTCTATCTCTGCCTTTTTGGGCGATTATCCTGTCGATTGGAATTTCTAGATGGAGAAGAACCACAACCTCTGCCGCGTTTTTGATATTAGTTTTTTGCGCCATTACTGTTTCTTCAATAGTTACAGTCTTCAACTTCCCCAAATATATTATTCCTGCCCTCCCGTTTTTCGCATTAGCGACAGCTCTTGCTGCTAAAAATTTACAAATCGAGGGCAAAATTGGCTACGTACTTATAATTTTTTTAATTGTCTCCTCACTTCAAATGGCCAAGCTTCGTTACGATGAAAACGGCATTGCGCAACAAAAGGCCTACGAACTTAAAAACTCTGGCATTTGCCATTGTGACATCCTGCCGAATTTAGAATACACCTGGTCGATTTGGTTCGATTTTGAAAACAAAGCAGCGGAGGAAATCAAAAAAGCCGGAGGAGACAAGAAAAAAGCAGTGTTGCCGCTACCGGGCGACAAACAAACGTACTGGATCATTTCAGAGAGAAACCTGGAAGGTAATTACCTAAAAGGGGAGTGGGTAATCTTAGAAGAAATTCCTTTCAAAAGTTTGTTCATTAACTCGAAGCTAGTTGTTCTTAAAAGGCAGTGA